The Ochrobactrum quorumnocens genome has a segment encoding these proteins:
- a CDS encoding hydantoinase/oxoprolinase family protein: MTYQVCIDIGGTFTDCLVSNEKGEISIFKSPTTPGEFEKGFINVLHVAAEGYDLTPDAFFKQVDLIVHGSTVSTNALVERKTVKVGLIVTEGHQDVLVLREGPRKGAFQWRLDYPEAYVPRHLTRTVSERIDARGRVVTALNRDDVVKAAEDFKKLGVEAIAVGLLWSVVNPEHELEIRQILEEKLPDVAITLSHEINPMPREYKRIIAAAIDASINPIVKRYIEKLRLALDETNFSGELLLANCVGGMMPVAEMIRKPIYSVMSGPTLAPMAALALSDEPDIIVGDMGGTTFDVSALRNHQIIVTPDSMIHHDSLGIPKVDVRSVGAGGGSIASVDAGGLLHVGPHSAGARPGPACYNKGGELPTVTDANVVLGIVDPDYFLGGKMQLRKDLAEQALSKVAGELGVSNEEAAYAIYTTSNHNMVAAIEEITVREGINPRDSFFVCGGGATAIHIAEMADILGLKRYMIPRFMAGLSAFGGLISDIRREDTGVLLTSNERFDPEGVNAILSRLMESSDGFLEEAGVTPENRRFEFSFMGRYEYQSFEIEVPFTPENGQVTQAQLAEFVEAFHKMHERIYSIRADGDVVEFTAWKLRAIGKRTGQDVWLSHTLHSQDGAVRPKGFRNVYSHEIKAKEKLPVYELAGLGAGAQLVGPCIVDAETFTAYLKKGHDATVDTYGNLVVQVA; this comes from the coding sequence ATGACGTATCAGGTTTGCATCGATATTGGTGGTACCTTCACGGACTGCCTTGTTTCGAACGAAAAAGGTGAAATCTCGATCTTTAAATCGCCGACGACACCGGGCGAGTTTGAGAAGGGGTTTATCAATGTCCTCCATGTTGCTGCCGAAGGATATGATCTAACCCCGGATGCCTTCTTCAAGCAGGTCGACCTTATTGTGCACGGTTCGACCGTTTCCACCAACGCTTTGGTGGAACGCAAGACCGTCAAGGTTGGACTGATTGTTACCGAAGGCCATCAGGATGTGCTTGTTTTGCGCGAGGGCCCGCGCAAGGGCGCCTTTCAGTGGCGGCTGGATTATCCCGAAGCCTATGTGCCGCGTCACCTGACGCGCACCGTCAGTGAACGCATTGATGCGCGTGGACGCGTGGTCACTGCGCTCAATCGCGATGACGTTGTGAAAGCAGCGGAAGACTTCAAGAAGCTCGGTGTTGAAGCGATTGCCGTAGGCTTGCTGTGGTCTGTCGTTAATCCGGAGCACGAACTGGAAATACGCCAGATACTCGAAGAGAAACTGCCGGACGTAGCTATCACGCTCAGCCATGAAATCAATCCGATGCCGCGCGAATATAAGCGTATCATCGCCGCAGCAATCGATGCTTCGATCAACCCCATCGTCAAGCGCTATATAGAAAAGTTGCGCCTAGCACTCGACGAAACCAATTTCAGTGGTGAATTGTTGCTGGCCAATTGCGTTGGCGGTATGATGCCGGTTGCAGAAATGATCCGAAAGCCGATTTACTCGGTCATGTCGGGTCCAACCCTTGCTCCAATGGCCGCTCTTGCCCTTTCCGACGAGCCAGACATTATTGTCGGTGACATGGGTGGTACGACATTCGATGTTTCCGCTTTGCGCAACCACCAGATTATCGTTACGCCTGACAGCATGATCCATCATGACAGTCTTGGCATTCCCAAGGTTGACGTACGTTCTGTCGGTGCGGGCGGTGGGTCTATCGCGTCAGTGGATGCTGGCGGTCTCTTGCATGTGGGGCCGCATAGTGCAGGCGCGCGTCCGGGACCTGCCTGCTACAACAAAGGTGGTGAGCTGCCCACGGTTACCGACGCCAATGTTGTTTTGGGGATTGTCGATCCAGACTATTTTCTGGGCGGCAAAATGCAGCTGCGGAAGGACTTGGCCGAGCAGGCTTTGTCAAAGGTTGCAGGCGAACTTGGGGTTTCCAATGAAGAAGCCGCCTATGCCATCTACACGACCTCGAACCACAACATGGTGGCTGCTATTGAAGAAATTACCGTGCGTGAGGGAATTAACCCGCGTGACAGTTTCTTCGTTTGCGGTGGCGGCGCAACAGCTATCCATATCGCGGAAATGGCCGATATTCTCGGTCTCAAACGCTATATGATCCCCCGCTTCATGGCTGGCCTGTCGGCTTTTGGCGGTCTGATCTCGGATATCCGTCGCGAGGATACCGGCGTGCTTTTGACTTCAAACGAACGATTTGACCCTGAAGGCGTTAACGCGATCCTGTCGCGGCTAATGGAGTCTAGCGATGGGTTCCTAGAGGAGGCAGGCGTTACGCCCGAGAACCGGCGTTTCGAATTCAGTTTCATGGGACGATACGAGTATCAATCCTTCGAAATTGAAGTTCCGTTCACGCCTGAAAATGGACAAGTCACGCAGGCCCAACTGGCGGAATTCGTTGAAGCCTTCCACAAGATGCATGAACGCATCTATTCCATTCGTGCGGATGGTGACGTAGTCGAGTTCACAGCCTGGAAGCTGCGCGCGATTGGCAAACGTACGGGACAGGACGTTTGGCTCAGCCATACGCTGCACAGTCAGGACGGCGCGGTCCGGCCAAAGGGCTTCCGCAATGTTTACAGCCACGAAATCAAGGCGAAAGAGAAACTGCCGGTTTACGAACTGGCGGGACTTGGCGCTGGCGCGCAACTTGTAGGTCCGTGCATCGTCGATGCCGAAACATTTACCGCCTACCTGAAGAAGGGGCACGACGCCACCGTGGATACATATGGCAACCTTGTTGTCCAGGTAGCCTGA
- a CDS encoding hydantoinase B/oxoprolinase family protein, giving the protein MSTKISDTGAARRVDPFLMSVLKSRFEAVVREMTLVVMRASRSAVIKNARDFSCAILTYDHRLVSVEDALPIHVMSMDLATRPITKLFDDIKPGDIFFNNCPFTGGTHHADLIVAMPVFYQGKPLFWMMALSHHADTGAPTPSTYLPFAKNIFEEGMHWPCVRIAENYKEKADILRIGSMRNRVPEMWLGDVRAQIGACRTGERRIHELLERYSPETVMDFVEDWFDYGARCAKAAIAKLPAGQYSYEIRHDPVPGVADEGIPVKLTINVDPEKGEIVVDARDNIDCVPGGLNLSENTATGSCRIGVFNNLDESIPHNEGAKSQIKVLLREGSAIGKPKYPVGTSVATTNVNDRLMIAGNAVFSQMGAPYGQAESGSHLPAGVGVISGQDPYKDGKGYVNQVFVGYAGGGALHGHDGWLTYCGPANAGLIQLDSVEVDESMYPIIIERRGVVQDSQGYGEFEGAPTVGGVFYPLDHDMTIVYAADGTTFPPRGVLGGGAGKASETVKIVGGGKEETLPAFAEVVIEDGAKIAFTASGGGGYGDPLKRDPKRVLATANRGWLSPEVAEKVYRVALVSNDEEPGTFKIDLERTASLRA; this is encoded by the coding sequence ATGAGCACAAAAATATCTGATACGGGTGCGGCCCGTCGTGTAGATCCGTTTCTTATGTCCGTTCTCAAAAGCCGTTTCGAGGCAGTGGTGCGCGAGATGACGCTTGTCGTCATGCGCGCGAGCCGGTCGGCTGTTATCAAGAACGCGCGCGATTTTTCCTGCGCTATCCTGACTTACGATCATCGTCTGGTATCGGTCGAAGATGCCCTGCCGATCCACGTTATGTCGATGGATCTGGCGACCCGCCCGATCACCAAACTCTTTGACGACATCAAGCCGGGAGATATCTTCTTCAACAATTGCCCGTTTACGGGCGGTACGCACCATGCCGACCTGATCGTGGCGATGCCGGTTTTCTATCAGGGTAAACCGCTATTCTGGATGATGGCGCTGTCACACCATGCTGATACCGGAGCGCCGACGCCATCGACCTATCTCCCATTCGCGAAGAACATCTTTGAAGAGGGAATGCACTGGCCCTGCGTGCGGATTGCCGAAAACTACAAGGAAAAGGCGGATATTCTTCGCATCGGCTCGATGCGCAATCGCGTTCCTGAAATGTGGCTTGGCGATGTGCGTGCACAGATTGGCGCTTGTCGCACTGGTGAACGTCGAATTCACGAATTGCTGGAACGTTATTCGCCGGAAACGGTGATGGACTTCGTAGAAGACTGGTTCGACTATGGTGCGCGATGCGCAAAGGCCGCCATTGCGAAGCTTCCTGCTGGTCAATACAGCTATGAAATTCGCCACGACCCGGTGCCCGGCGTTGCCGACGAAGGCATTCCCGTCAAACTGACCATCAACGTCGACCCTGAAAAAGGTGAGATTGTCGTTGATGCGCGAGACAATATCGATTGCGTTCCAGGCGGCCTGAATCTGTCGGAGAACACGGCGACCGGATCATGCCGTATTGGTGTGTTCAACAATCTTGATGAAAGCATCCCGCATAACGAGGGGGCCAAGTCGCAGATCAAGGTGTTGTTGCGTGAAGGGTCTGCAATCGGAAAGCCCAAATATCCGGTTGGAACTTCTGTCGCCACAACCAACGTCAATGACCGGTTGATGATTGCTGGCAATGCGGTGTTCTCCCAGATGGGCGCGCCATATGGTCAAGCTGAAAGTGGCTCTCATCTTCCGGCAGGTGTTGGGGTCATTTCAGGTCAAGACCCGTACAAGGATGGCAAAGGCTATGTGAACCAGGTCTTTGTCGGATATGCCGGTGGTGGGGCCTTGCATGGCCATGATGGCTGGCTAACCTATTGCGGTCCCGCAAATGCTGGTTTGATCCAGCTGGACTCTGTCGAGGTTGATGAATCGATGTATCCCATCATCATCGAGCGGCGCGGTGTTGTCCAGGATTCGCAAGGTTATGGTGAGTTTGAAGGCGCGCCGACAGTCGGCGGCGTTTTCTACCCGCTCGATCATGATATGACGATTGTCTACGCTGCTGATGGCACGACCTTCCCGCCACGCGGCGTGTTGGGGGGCGGTGCGGGCAAGGCCTCGGAGACGGTCAAGATTGTGGGCGGGGGCAAGGAAGAAACTCTGCCGGCTTTTGCGGAAGTCGTCATTGAAGACGGAGCGAAGATTGCTTTTACAGCGTCGGGCGGCGGCGGTTACGGCGATCCGCTGAAACGCGATCCAAAGCGCGTGCTTGCGACCGCAAACCGTGGCTGGTTGTCCCCGGAAGTTGCCGAAAAGGTCTATCGCGTTGCTTTGGTTTCCAATGATGAGGAACCTGGCACGTTCAAGATCGATCTCGAAAGAACGGCGAGCCTTCGCGCGTAA
- a CDS encoding NAD-dependent succinate-semialdehyde dehydrogenase, with translation MTNPHYRDTKLFIDGKWVEGEGGPPIAVLNPVNNETIGTVGIASKAQLEAAALAAERGFHIWRDMSVFERSNILRKAATLLRERAEGAARLLTLEQGKPLAEALTEINVSADIFDWFAEEARRAYGRVIPARDRFVRQTVFKAPIGPVAAFTPWNFPVSQTARKLGAALAAGCSLVVKPSEDTPASPTVLAEVLHEAGLPAGVVNFVYGVPADISSYLIAHSAIRKVSFTGSVPVGKHLASLAGAHMKPATMELGGHAPVLVFGDADIAAAATTMGRSKFRNAGQVCVSPTRFLIEDKAVDQFVDVFLQEVGRVKVGSGLEVDSTMGPLVSQRRVEAIEALVADARDKGANVVAGGKRIGNSGNFYEPTVLANITRDMNIMNDEPFGPVALIIPFSDAEEAFSEANRLPFGLASYAFTQSAARIAELERRVEVGMLTINHLGLALPEVPFGGVKDSGYGSEGGSEAIEPYLTTKFVTERHAV, from the coding sequence ATGACCAATCCTCACTACCGCGACACCAAACTGTTCATCGATGGCAAATGGGTTGAAGGCGAAGGCGGCCCGCCCATCGCCGTGCTCAATCCGGTCAATAATGAAACCATCGGAACGGTTGGCATCGCCTCGAAAGCTCAGCTTGAAGCCGCAGCACTGGCCGCTGAACGCGGCTTCCACATCTGGCGCGATATGAGCGTCTTCGAACGCTCGAATATTTTGCGCAAGGCCGCCACGTTGCTCCGCGAGCGCGCCGAGGGCGCTGCACGCCTGCTGACTCTCGAACAGGGCAAGCCGCTGGCCGAAGCGCTCACGGAAATCAACGTCTCGGCCGATATTTTCGACTGGTTTGCTGAAGAAGCCAGGCGTGCTTACGGCCGTGTCATTCCGGCGCGTGACCGTTTTGTGCGCCAGACAGTGTTCAAGGCCCCGATCGGCCCGGTCGCTGCTTTCACACCGTGGAACTTTCCTGTATCGCAGACGGCGCGCAAACTGGGTGCGGCACTCGCCGCCGGTTGCTCGCTCGTCGTCAAGCCTTCGGAAGACACCCCCGCCTCACCCACCGTTCTGGCCGAAGTTCTGCATGAGGCCGGACTTCCCGCAGGCGTCGTCAACTTCGTCTATGGCGTGCCAGCCGACATATCGAGCTATCTGATCGCGCATTCGGCTATCCGCAAAGTCTCGTTTACAGGATCGGTGCCGGTCGGAAAACACCTAGCCTCCCTGGCAGGTGCTCATATGAAGCCCGCCACGATGGAACTTGGCGGCCATGCACCGGTTCTGGTCTTTGGCGATGCCGACATCGCGGCAGCGGCAACCACGATGGGCCGCTCGAAATTCCGCAACGCTGGACAGGTCTGCGTATCTCCGACCCGCTTCCTGATCGAGGACAAGGCTGTCGATCAGTTCGTCGATGTGTTTCTTCAGGAAGTCGGGCGCGTCAAGGTAGGCTCCGGTCTCGAAGTCGACAGCACCATGGGGCCGCTGGTTTCGCAGCGTCGCGTGGAAGCCATTGAAGCGCTCGTAGCCGATGCTCGAGATAAGGGCGCCAATGTTGTCGCTGGTGGCAAGCGCATCGGCAATTCCGGCAATTTCTACGAACCGACGGTTCTGGCGAATATCACGCGCGATATGAACATCATGAATGATGAACCGTTTGGCCCAGTGGCATTGATCATTCCATTCTCTGATGCGGAAGAAGCCTTCAGCGAAGCCAATCGCCTGCCATTCGGCCTTGCTTCTTATGCGTTTACGCAATCGGCAGCACGGATTGCCGAACTGGAACGCCGCGTCGAGGTCGGTATGCTGACCATCAATCACCTTGGTCTGGCGCTGCCGGAAGTACCATTCGGTGGCGTCAAGGACAGCGGCTATGGTTCCGAAGGTGGCAGCGAAGCCATCGAACCCTATCTCACAACCAAATTTGTCACGGAACGACACGCGGTGTGA
- the lhgO gene encoding L-2-hydroxyglutarate oxidase yields MYDYCLVGGGIIGLATALTIVRQEPSARILMLEKEEAVAMHQTGHNSGVIHAGIYYQPGSFKAELCRAGERMTKQFCDENNIAYRVPGKLVVATNEVEVQRLAALETNAAANGIPCRRLNGGELHEFEPAVTGLGALLVEQSGIVDYRAVCRAMADLIRAAGGHIEFNVCVESIEERSDSVRVHAGGKVWESRQVIACAGLQADRLARRSGVDVDFQIVPFRGEYYALRPELNKIVERMIYPVPDPSMPFLGIHLTPMIDGSLTVGPNAVLGLSREGYPKFSANLRDMASYAAFPGFWKVITAHLSSGLEEMKDSLFKKSYLEKCRKYCPSLQESDLRPYQAGIRAQAVSRDGKLIHDFKFHQTKRVLHVCNAPSPAATSAIPIGNLIFQRLQTGN; encoded by the coding sequence ATGTATGATTATTGTCTGGTTGGCGGCGGCATTATTGGCCTTGCCACGGCCCTTACCATTGTCCGGCAGGAACCTTCAGCCCGCATTCTGATGCTGGAGAAGGAAGAAGCCGTTGCGATGCATCAGACCGGCCATAATAGCGGTGTGATTCATGCTGGCATCTATTACCAGCCCGGCAGCTTCAAGGCAGAGCTTTGCCGCGCTGGCGAGCGCATGACGAAGCAGTTCTGTGACGAGAACAACATTGCCTATCGAGTTCCCGGAAAGCTTGTTGTTGCGACAAACGAAGTCGAAGTACAGCGCCTCGCCGCCCTTGAAACGAATGCGGCTGCGAACGGCATTCCCTGTCGTCGTCTCAACGGCGGTGAATTGCACGAATTCGAACCCGCTGTGACCGGGCTTGGTGCCTTGCTTGTCGAGCAGAGCGGCATTGTCGATTATCGTGCGGTCTGCCGCGCGATGGCCGATCTCATTCGGGCTGCTGGTGGCCATATCGAGTTCAATGTGTGTGTAGAGAGCATTGAAGAACGCAGCGACAGTGTGCGAGTCCATGCGGGCGGCAAGGTATGGGAAAGCAGGCAGGTCATCGCCTGCGCGGGACTGCAGGCTGACCGCCTTGCCCGCCGATCCGGTGTCGATGTCGACTTCCAGATCGTGCCGTTTCGCGGCGAATATTATGCGTTGCGGCCTGAACTGAACAAAATTGTCGAACGCATGATTTATCCGGTGCCGGACCCTTCGATGCCGTTTCTCGGCATTCATCTGACGCCGATGATCGACGGCAGCTTGACCGTCGGACCCAATGCCGTTCTGGGCTTGTCGCGCGAAGGCTATCCAAAATTCTCGGCCAATTTGCGTGATATGGCGTCCTATGCAGCCTTTCCGGGCTTCTGGAAAGTGATCACCGCCCATCTTTCGTCCGGCCTGGAAGAGATGAAGGATAGCTTGTTCAAGAAGAGCTATCTGGAAAAGTGCCGGAAGTATTGCCCATCCCTGCAAGAAAGCGACCTTCGGCCCTATCAGGCGGGAATAAGAGCACAGGCCGTTTCGAGAGACGGCAAGCTTATTCACGACTTCAAGTTCCACCAGACGAAACGTGTGCTGCATGTGTGCAATGCACCCTCGCCCGCAGCCACGTCGGCCATACCTATCGGAAATCTGATCTTTCAACGCTTGCAAACAGGTAATTGA
- a CDS encoding GntR family transcriptional regulator, which translates to MNETTLGLRVTGEIRQKILSGEFAPGLRIRQEELAAQFGTSRVPVREALKQLESEGLVVIVPNSGVWIARVDINECVEMWKIRERIEPLALGESLPHLTDDDIRGLEEICHAIDATTDVEEFLRLDRQFHLASYRATAMPTLIPMIERIWNTTQHYRRAYTMLLGRERFWIIQCEHGLLMEAIKRRDVEDSERALYSHIRRTRMELERNRTAFTDISF; encoded by the coding sequence ATGAATGAAACCACGTTGGGTCTTCGAGTAACGGGTGAAATTCGTCAAAAGATATTGAGCGGCGAGTTCGCGCCTGGACTGCGCATCCGTCAAGAAGAACTTGCCGCACAATTCGGGACGAGTCGTGTGCCCGTTCGGGAAGCTCTCAAACAGCTCGAAAGCGAGGGCCTCGTCGTCATCGTTCCCAATAGTGGCGTCTGGATTGCGCGTGTCGATATCAATGAGTGCGTGGAGATGTGGAAGATCCGCGAGCGGATCGAACCGCTTGCGCTTGGCGAAAGCCTCCCGCACTTGACCGATGACGATATTCGCGGCCTTGAGGAGATCTGTCACGCCATAGACGCCACAACAGATGTGGAAGAATTCCTGCGGCTTGATCGTCAATTTCACCTCGCAAGCTATCGCGCGACAGCCATGCCTACGCTCATCCCCATGATCGAGCGCATTTGGAATACCACCCAGCATTATCGGCGCGCGTACACAATGCTTTTGGGCCGAGAGCGGTTCTGGATCATTCAGTGCGAGCACGGACTTCTGATGGAAGCGATCAAGCGAAGAGATGTCGAGGACTCAGAGAGAGCCCTTTACAGCCACATTCGCCGCACCCGCATGGAGCTTGAACGAAACCGCACGGCCTTTACTGACATTTCTTTCTAG
- a CDS encoding VOC family protein: MSKSSYSHQDEAFACDIGLPGLRGTEHIGFTVPNLAEAVDFFVNVIGCEPFYELGPFSSDGDWMQTALNVHPHAVMKKLQFLRCGNGSNFEIFEYSSPDQNPVQPRNSDIGGHHLAFYVDDIDSAVQYLRTHDVRILGEPVVRKDGPSAGQTWVYFLTPWGMQLELVSFPHGKAYEKGLTRRLWNPVGSTS; this comes from the coding sequence ATGTCGAAAAGTAGCTACAGCCATCAGGACGAGGCATTTGCATGTGACATCGGCTTACCTGGCCTGCGAGGCACAGAGCACATCGGTTTCACCGTCCCCAATCTGGCGGAAGCGGTGGATTTCTTTGTAAACGTCATTGGCTGCGAGCCATTTTATGAGCTTGGCCCTTTCTCGTCTGATGGGGATTGGATGCAGACAGCTCTCAATGTGCATCCGCACGCCGTCATGAAGAAGCTACAGTTCTTGCGTTGCGGGAATGGCTCCAACTTCGAGATATTTGAGTATTCTTCGCCCGACCAAAACCCGGTCCAACCGCGCAATAGCGACATCGGAGGACATCACCTTGCCTTCTATGTCGACGATATTGATTCGGCAGTGCAGTATTTGCGCACGCATGATGTCCGCATTCTCGGTGAGCCAGTTGTGCGCAAAGATGGTCCGAGTGCAGGGCAAACCTGGGTTTACTTCCTGACACCGTGGGGAATGCAGCTCGAACTTGTATCCTTCCCGCATGGCAAGGCTTATGAAAAAGGTCTGACGCGCCGCCTTTGGAATCCGGTTGGTTCTACTTCCTGA
- a CDS encoding alpha-ketoacid dehydrogenase subunit alpha/beta, which translates to MPQTKIVSSSTRWLEFGTTKKDWDAEGAAGLETMLTSLHLIRAFEEAVLELANEGLIHGPAHSSIGQEGGAVGSILPLRADDQINGSHRGHHQFLAKALNFVAPDGLPLGLAFNGSIHSLLRRSLAEIMGLAEGFCGGRGGSMHLRWQVAGALGTNAIVGGGVPLAAGAAFAHKQSGSDAVAVSYFGDGAVNIGSVLETMNLSAAWRLPLCFFIENNRYAVATSLEESTAETRLAARGQAFAIPSWHVDGMDPLAVNLAMKEALAHMRAGNGPTIIEAEVYRYFHQNGSFPGSAFGYRTKEEEESWRGKDPLDRVAREMMARGLVDQTGIDALRARCKQIMQDVADELTDRVDNRRIIKTGLWPKPDFCDVGIRSDGSELSGLQYVEKSNFNGGIEQRKFVDVIADVLDRRMEIDEGIVILGEDIHRLKGGTNGATRGLKAKYPDRILGTPISENAFMGLGGGLAMDGRYRPIVEFMYPDFMWVAADQVFNQVGKARHMFGGDMAVPLVLRTKIAIGTGYGSQHSMDPAGIFATSPGWRIIAPSTPFDYVGLMNTALASNDPVLVIEHVDLYQTMGPAPVGDLDYFIPFGKASVRRSGSAATILTYSAMVQATLDAVEEAGLDAEVIDLRCLDRASIDWGTITESVKKTNMVMIVEQGPRGASYGAWLSDEIQRRLFDWLDHPVERVSGREASPSISKVLERAAYAGREEIAAALVALPERHHA; encoded by the coding sequence ATGCCGCAAACGAAGATCGTATCGAGTTCCACCCGCTGGCTAGAGTTTGGCACGACCAAGAAGGATTGGGATGCGGAAGGCGCTGCTGGGTTGGAAACGATGCTCACATCACTTCATCTCATCCGCGCATTTGAAGAAGCAGTCCTCGAACTTGCAAATGAGGGGCTGATTCATGGCCCGGCACATTCATCCATTGGTCAAGAAGGCGGTGCGGTTGGCTCGATCTTGCCTCTGCGAGCAGATGATCAGATCAACGGCTCTCACCGGGGGCACCATCAATTTCTCGCAAAGGCTTTGAACTTTGTCGCGCCCGATGGCCTGCCTTTGGGATTGGCATTTAACGGTTCAATCCATTCCCTTCTTCGCCGCTCTCTGGCCGAAATCATGGGCCTTGCCGAAGGGTTCTGTGGTGGTCGCGGTGGGTCTATGCACCTACGATGGCAGGTCGCGGGTGCACTGGGCACCAATGCCATTGTTGGCGGCGGCGTGCCGCTGGCGGCAGGTGCTGCTTTCGCACACAAGCAGTCAGGCTCGGACGCGGTTGCGGTAAGTTACTTTGGCGACGGCGCGGTGAATATCGGCTCGGTACTGGAGACGATGAACCTCTCTGCAGCCTGGCGTCTGCCTCTATGCTTCTTCATCGAGAACAACCGCTATGCGGTCGCGACCAGCCTTGAAGAATCAACGGCAGAAACGCGTTTGGCCGCGCGCGGACAAGCCTTCGCCATTCCATCTTGGCATGTTGACGGGATGGATCCGCTTGCGGTCAATCTCGCTATGAAAGAGGCGCTTGCACATATGCGCGCCGGAAACGGTCCGACCATCATCGAGGCCGAGGTTTACCGCTACTTCCATCAGAACGGTTCTTTCCCGGGCTCTGCCTTCGGCTATCGCACGAAAGAGGAAGAGGAAAGCTGGCGGGGGAAGGATCCGTTGGATCGGGTAGCACGAGAAATGATGGCACGTGGCCTTGTCGATCAGACTGGTATCGATGCGTTGAGAGCGCGTTGCAAACAGATCATGCAAGATGTTGCAGATGAGCTGACGGATCGCGTGGACAATCGTCGCATTATCAAGACGGGGCTGTGGCCGAAACCGGACTTCTGCGATGTCGGTATTCGTAGCGATGGATCCGAATTGTCGGGCCTGCAATATGTCGAGAAATCGAACTTCAATGGCGGGATCGAACAACGCAAATTTGTCGACGTCATTGCTGATGTGCTGGACCGGCGTATGGAGATCGATGAGGGTATCGTCATTCTGGGCGAGGATATTCACCGCTTGAAAGGTGGAACCAACGGCGCCACGCGTGGTCTCAAGGCTAAATATCCGGATCGCATCCTCGGCACGCCGATCAGCGAGAATGCTTTCATGGGCTTGGGCGGTGGACTTGCGATGGATGGACGTTATCGTCCAATTGTCGAGTTCATGTATCCGGACTTCATGTGGGTTGCGGCAGATCAGGTGTTCAATCAGGTCGGCAAGGCGCGCCATATGTTTGGGGGCGATATGGCCGTCCCTCTTGTGCTGCGTACGAAGATCGCAATTGGCACAGGTTATGGTTCTCAGCATTCCATGGATCCCGCAGGCATTTTCGCCACCTCGCCGGGCTGGAGAATTATCGCGCCATCCACGCCGTTCGACTATGTCGGGCTGATGAACACAGCGTTGGCGTCGAATGACCCTGTTCTGGTGATAGAGCATGTCGATCTTTATCAAACGATGGGGCCAGCACCGGTTGGCGATCTTGATTATTTCATTCCTTTTGGCAAAGCGTCGGTGCGCCGGAGCGGGTCTGCCGCGACGATACTGACCTACTCCGCTATGGTGCAGGCAACGCTTGATGCCGTGGAGGAGGCAGGTCTTGATGCCGAGGTCATCGACCTGCGGTGCCTCGACCGTGCCAGCATCGATTGGGGAACCATCACTGAAAGCGTGAAGAAAACCAACATGGTCATGATCGTAGAGCAGGGACCGCGCGGTGCCTCCTACGGCGCATGGCTTTCCGATGAAATCCAGCGTCGGTTGTTCGACTGGCTTGATCATCCCGTCGAGCGGGTCAGCGGACGCGAAGCTTCTCCGTCGATCTCCAAAGTTCTCGAACGCGCTGCCTATGCCGGGCGAGAAGAGATTGCGGCTGCATTGGTAGCCCTGCCGGAGCGACACCATGCCTGA